The following proteins come from a genomic window of Planktothrix agardhii NIES-204:
- a CDS encoding KpsF/GutQ family protein: MFTYECIREQLKSVIEKEISAVSKLCETIDESWFKAVLMIRDCKGKLVISGIGKSGNIGQKIAASFTSTGMPAIFVHATEASHGDLGLLDSRDVLLALSASGQTTELLNIMQYASQQRISIILVTKNPTSSLAHFADVILQIPNLPEACPNNLAPTTSTTCQLVLGDALVVTVMVLRGFTAENFKQFHPGGNLGTLLIPVKNFMYKDDRIPLIGLGASIKEAIIEMNSKSLGCVGIVNHRNQYVGIFTDGDLRRSLEAQVSLEEPVSQYMTPSPLSISSKMTVSELIVFFKEKKVPNVFVVEEKIPIGIVHINQLASISFNNSLAG; encoded by the coding sequence ATGTTCACTTATGAGTGCATTAGAGAACAACTTAAAAGCGTCATTGAAAAAGAGATTAGCGCCGTATCAAAACTTTGTGAAACCATTGACGAATCATGGTTTAAAGCTGTGCTGATGATTCGAGACTGTAAAGGTAAATTAGTGATTTCTGGAATTGGTAAAAGTGGGAATATTGGTCAGAAGATTGCTGCTTCATTTACATCTACAGGAATGCCAGCAATTTTCGTTCATGCAACGGAAGCTAGTCATGGAGATTTGGGTTTATTAGATAGCAGAGATGTACTTCTTGCTCTTTCTGCTTCGGGTCAAACAACTGAATTACTAAACATCATGCAATATGCTTCCCAGCAAAGAATATCAATTATTTTAGTCACTAAAAACCCCACCAGTTCCCTAGCTCATTTTGCCGATGTTATCTTACAAATCCCTAATCTTCCTGAAGCTTGTCCTAACAATTTAGCCCCTACCACGTCAACAACTTGCCAATTAGTCTTAGGTGATGCGTTAGTTGTAACTGTCATGGTTTTACGGGGTTTTACTGCGGAAAATTTTAAGCAATTTCATCCTGGTGGTAACTTAGGGACACTGCTTATTCCCGTAAAGAATTTTATGTATAAGGATGATCGAATCCCTCTAATCGGCTTAGGTGCATCTATCAAAGAAGCTATTATTGAAATGAACTCCAAAAGCTTAGGATGTGTTGGTATTGTCAATCATCGAAATCAGTATGTCGGGATTTTTACAGATGGAGATCTTCGTCGAAGTTTAGAAGCTCAAGTCTCCTTAGAAGAACCTGTTAGCCAATATATGACACCCTCACCCCTAAGTATTTCGTCTAAGATGACTGTATCAGAACTAATCGTTTTTTTCAAGGAAAAAAAAGTTCCTAATGTTTTTGTTGTAGAAGAAAAGATTCCGATTGGGATTGTTCACATCAATCAACTAGCTTCAATTTCCTTTAACAATTCACTAGCAGGTTGA
- a CDS encoding O-methyltransferase family protein yields MVANFEELNDPQTNQQLDHNLNPIDLKALQLINSNKDTLKMDDLVLLLYGHSAFQNLYAGCELGVFELLWKNPDLSQTEIAQHLQLEAYPTKALLLGLTALKLIQKVGDQYRNSLVIQMLFLENTWKEFYDVVLFEAKIVYRGSIDYVESLKQNRNVGLRQFQGQGPDLYNRLHEDPGLDKVFYNFMGSWSKLVTPLWLKKIDFSHFESVVDVGGGDATNSIALAEAFPNVKITLMDIPDSCKIAQSHIDQKQLTDRIKVMGGDIFVDEFPKDQDCFLFIHVLVIWSLDKNTSLLRRAYQALKPGGSLIIFNMMTSDEEDGPLMAALDSSYFVSIPHEGGMIYSWSDYEQCLRDAGFSQMKRIYSDFWAPSGIIVATK; encoded by the coding sequence ATGGTTGCCAACTTTGAAGAACTGAATGATCCCCAAACAAATCAACAACTCGATCACAACTTAAATCCTATTGATTTAAAGGCTTTGCAGTTAATTAACAGCAATAAAGACACCTTAAAAATGGATGATCTGGTATTGCTTTTGTACGGTCATTCTGCCTTCCAAAATCTGTATGCAGGTTGTGAACTGGGCGTGTTTGAATTGCTCTGGAAAAATCCCGATCTTTCTCAGACAGAAATTGCTCAACATCTCCAATTAGAAGCCTATCCAACTAAAGCATTGTTACTCGGACTAACAGCATTAAAATTGATTCAAAAAGTGGGCGATCAATATCGTAATAGCTTAGTGATTCAGATGCTATTTCTGGAAAATACATGGAAAGAATTTTATGATGTTGTGTTATTTGAAGCTAAGATTGTTTATCGGGGCTCGATCGATTATGTAGAATCATTAAAGCAAAATAGAAACGTAGGTCTGCGACAGTTCCAAGGACAAGGGCCTGATTTGTACAATCGTCTGCATGAAGATCCGGGTCTGGATAAAGTGTTTTACAACTTTATGGGATCTTGGTCAAAATTAGTTACTCCTTTGTGGTTGAAGAAAATTGATTTCTCCCATTTTGAATCTGTTGTGGATGTAGGCGGTGGTGATGCCACAAACTCAATTGCTTTAGCCGAAGCTTTCCCCAACGTTAAAATTACCTTGATGGATATTCCAGACAGTTGTAAAATTGCTCAAAGTCATATTGATCAGAAGCAATTAACAGACAGAATTAAGGTAATGGGGGGAGACATTTTCGTTGATGAATTTCCCAAGGATCAGGATTGCTTTCTGTTTATTCATGTATTAGTCATCTGGTCTTTAGATAAAAATACATCCTTGCTTCGTCGAGCATATCAAGCCCTCAAACCTGGTGGTTCCCTGATCATCTTTAATATGATGACTTCTGATGAAGAAGATGGGCCGTTGATGGCAGCGCTCGATTCATCTTACTTTGTTTCGATTCCCCACGAAGGAGGCATGATTTACTCTTGGAGCGATTATGAACAATGCTTGAGGGATGCAGGATTTAGCCAAATGAAACGTATTTACTCTGACTTTTGGGCACCTAGCGGTATTATCGTTGCGACTAAATAA
- a CDS encoding transposase, IS4 family protein has translation MDVELQIIKHLARDAQPTVSVIDEYCQGYKDLFPEVRSYECFKYLHLGIISPIPRKSLPEIAKIVGIRSPQSLHHFLANSPWSARELKERRLARTLKALKEEKIIVIIDETGDRRKGKKTLKGGRNQLQDRLYKLHSS, from the coding sequence ATGGATGTAGAATTACAGATTATCAAACATTTAGCCAGAGATGCACAACCAACAGTTTCAGTGATTGATGAATATTGTCAAGGTTATAAAGACCTATTCCCTGAAGTTAGAAGTTACGAATGTTTTAAATACTTACATCTAGGAATCATCTCACCAATTCCGAGAAAATCTTTACCGGAAATTGCTAAAATAGTAGGAATTAGGTCGCCGCAATCACTCCATCATTTTTTAGCCAATTCGCCTTGGTCAGCAAGGGAATTAAAGGAAAGAAGATTAGCTCGAACTCTAAAAGCATTGAAAGAAGAGAAGATTATAGTAATAATTGATGAAACAGGAGATAGGAGAAAGGGTAAAAAAACCCTGAAGGGGGGACGAAATCAGCTACAAGACAGACTCTATAAGCTTCATAGCTCTTAG
- a CDS encoding aldo/keto reductase, with protein MKYRNLGDSELLVSELCLGTMNYGKKNTLEDAKSQLSYAFAQGINFIDTAEMYPAPTCSETQSKTEEYIGEWLVKQPRDRVILATKIAGPSGGQTLPITWIREGKNRIDRKNIQAAVEGSLRRLQTDYIDLYQIHWPDRYVPLFGGSDYDPNYERETVAIAEQLEAFAELVKAGKIRYLGVSNETPWGVGEFCHLARQLGLPKIVSIQNAFNLTNRVFQIHLAETCRFYNVGLMAYSTLAFGHLTGKYLSQIPSGSRVDLFPQFDKRYRKPHFQEAVKAYVDLADKNGLTPVQLALGFVRSRWFVTSVIIAASTLEQLQENLSCVDIELSPENLEHIDQIHARYPNPVP; from the coding sequence ATGAAATATAGAAATCTTGGTGATAGTGAATTGCTAGTTTCTGAATTATGTTTAGGAACGATGAATTATGGCAAAAAAAATACATTAGAAGATGCCAAAAGTCAATTAAGTTATGCTTTTGCTCAAGGAATTAATTTTATTGATACTGCGGAGATGTATCCCGCTCCCACCTGTTCAGAAACCCAAAGTAAAACAGAGGAATATATTGGCGAATGGTTGGTCAAGCAACCCCGCGATCGAGTAATTCTGGCAACAAAGATCGCAGGGCCATCCGGCGGACAAACCTTACCCATAACTTGGATTCGAGAAGGCAAGAATCGCATTGATCGGAAGAATATTCAAGCCGCTGTAGAAGGGAGTCTGAGGCGACTCCAAACGGATTATATTGACCTCTACCAAATTCACTGGCCTGATCGATATGTTCCGCTATTTGGTGGTTCTGATTATGATCCTAATTATGAACGGGAAACTGTAGCGATCGCAGAGCAATTAGAAGCCTTTGCCGAGTTAGTTAAGGCGGGAAAAATTCGCTATTTGGGAGTTAGCAATGAAACGCCTTGGGGCGTAGGCGAATTTTGTCATTTAGCTCGACAATTGGGATTACCTAAAATCGTTTCCATTCAAAATGCGTTTAATTTAACCAATCGAGTATTTCAAATTCATTTGGCAGAAACCTGTCGATTTTATAACGTGGGATTAATGGCTTATAGTACCCTGGCTTTTGGTCATTTAACGGGAAAATATCTTTCCCAAATCCCATCAGGGTCGAGAGTCGATTTATTCCCCCAATTTGACAAACGCTACCGGAAACCTCACTTCCAAGAAGCAGTTAAAGCTTATGTGGATCTTGCTGATAAAAATGGGTTGACACCAGTGCAGTTAGCATTAGGATTTGTGCGATCGCGCTGGTTTGTCACCAGTGTTATTATTGCAGCTTCAACTCTGGAGCAATTGCAAGAAAACCTTAGCTGTGTAGACATCGAATTAAGTCCAGAAAATTTGGAACATATCGATCAAATTCACGCTCGTTATCCCAACCCAGTTCCCTAA
- a CDS encoding CopG domain protein DNA-binding domain protein translates to MNNKKQTRKPLSDALAQEFVYGENSTPAVTPKPIEISEPQPIPQPETTFMDRLQVQPKEGTKRFTVDLPESTHRKLSMLAARTGRTKAEIVRLLLEDALKDVQE, encoded by the coding sequence ATGAACAATAAAAAACAAACCCGTAAACCCTTGAGTGATGCCTTAGCCCAAGAATTTGTCTATGGAGAAAATTCAACACCGGCGGTAACTCCCAAACCGATTGAAATTTCCGAACCCCAACCCATTCCCCAACCAGAAACAACATTTATGGACAGATTACAAGTTCAACCCAAAGAAGGGACAAAACGCTTCACCGTCGATTTACCCGAATCCACCCATCGAAAATTATCAATGTTGGCGGCCAGGACAGGACGAACCAAAGCGGAAATTGTCAGACTGCTGTTGGAAGATGCCCTAAAAGATGTTCAGGAATAA
- a CDS encoding sterol desaturase-like protein produces MITQIMIGWLATFVTGGLIWFFWERIDPLRDIKYAEQFLKEFGAACISIFFTIILAYLYGNLIITLIPSSFIEWLSKFGVLSLPLWVRLILAYLIKDFCFYVIHWFMHYNKYLWKTHLWHHSIQQLWWLAAQRTSFTSRFLFQIGFLAFPLLAIPPEVMFYLGLLSALHENWTHSNAKWRSWMGMLEWILVTPRYHSLHHTQVGAYNLGSYFTIFDHLFGTHLDPESINPDEQTFGITNQPITWQKIIGI; encoded by the coding sequence ATGATTACACAGATAATGATTGGCTGGTTAGCAACTTTTGTCACGGGGGGATTAATTTGGTTCTTTTGGGAAAGAATCGACCCGCTACGAGATATTAAATATGCAGAACAATTTTTAAAAGAATTTGGTGCAGCCTGTATCTCAATATTCTTTACAATTATTCTGGCATATCTTTATGGTAATCTTATTATTACACTGATTCCTTCCTCTTTTATTGAGTGGTTAAGTAAGTTTGGTGTACTTTCTCTGCCCTTATGGGTGCGGTTAATTTTAGCTTATCTAATTAAGGATTTTTGTTTTTATGTAATCCATTGGTTTATGCACTATAACAAATATCTTTGGAAAACACACTTATGGCATCATTCCATTCAACAACTATGGTGGCTTGCTGCCCAAAGAACCAGTTTTACCAGTCGGTTTTTATTTCAAATAGGGTTTCTGGCTTTTCCCCTTCTTGCTATTCCTCCTGAAGTCATGTTTTATCTGGGATTATTAAGTGCTCTTCATGAGAACTGGACTCACTCGAATGCAAAATGGCGTTCTTGGATGGGAATGTTGGAATGGATTTTGGTTACGCCTCGATATCATAGCTTACACCATACCCAAGTAGGAGCTTACAACCTGGGTAGCTACTTTACCATTTTTGATCACCTATTTGGAACCCATCTCGATCCAGAATCTATTAATCCCGATGAGCAAACTTTTGGCATAACTAATCAGCCCATTACCTGGCAGAAAATCATCGGTATTTAG
- a CDS encoding capsular polysaccharide biosynthesis protein-like protein translates to MKSQTKVQKHKFQCNFALLTEERQRRLKALKTQLIKEQADPLSGIGNSQNTFITKLLDSIPIIRLLRLRQTVHPKEMLGENVENYQVLFSPQRVKFGVNEIDREFLKVCLYYQAEYFDRSEIFVCDVVPAYIHIGLGTICTQDFRAIVDSGMQYRVTIARWRLGYFDRLNLLWAEHLPITAVYIFSLSAENFWHFLYDCVPRIYSAILARSNQKLTVIVPNSLPDSFRELLDCVLPNNFQTIYIPKGSWIKVDRLVMPSYVSRCENGFLPSQYYEYIKNCVFKKYDLTPLENPTERIYISRANAKHRRILNEDQIIQYLANYGFKPVVLEKMSFREQVELFTKAEIIVAPHGAGLATTLFSGKIKILVLYPESCPTPFFFTQFKGLGQEHYFIVHDQFDENADFEVDLSEFKRVLHEQMKLK, encoded by the coding sequence ATGAAAAGTCAAACAAAGGTTCAAAAACATAAATTTCAGTGTAATTTCGCTTTGCTGACGGAAGAAAGACAAAGGCGATTAAAAGCGTTAAAAACTCAGTTAATTAAGGAGCAAGCTGATCCCTTATCAGGGATAGGAAATTCTCAAAATACTTTCATTACCAAACTGTTAGATTCAATTCCGATTATTCGGCTCTTGCGACTTAGGCAAACTGTCCATCCCAAAGAAATGCTGGGGGAGAATGTGGAAAATTATCAGGTTCTATTTTCTCCTCAAAGAGTCAAGTTTGGTGTTAATGAGATCGATCGAGAATTTCTTAAAGTTTGCCTGTATTATCAAGCGGAATATTTCGATCGCTCCGAAATATTTGTCTGTGATGTTGTACCAGCTTATATCCATATTGGTTTAGGAACTATTTGTACCCAAGATTTTAGAGCGATCGTTGATTCTGGGATGCAATATCGCGTCACAATAGCAAGATGGAGGTTGGGATACTTTGATCGTTTAAATCTTTTATGGGCAGAACATTTACCGATTACAGCAGTCTATATTTTCTCACTTTCAGCAGAAAACTTTTGGCACTTTTTATATGACTGCGTACCCAGAATATATTCGGCTATTCTTGCGAGATCTAATCAAAAATTAACGGTGATTGTACCCAACTCTTTACCTGATTCTTTTAGAGAATTGCTAGATTGTGTCCTACCCAATAATTTCCAAACAATCTATATTCCGAAAGGTTCTTGGATCAAAGTTGATCGTCTCGTCATGCCCTCTTATGTTAGTCGTTGTGAGAACGGATTTTTACCTTCTCAGTATTATGAATATATTAAGAATTGTGTCTTCAAAAAATATGATTTGACTCCTCTCGAAAACCCCACTGAGCGAATCTATATTTCCCGTGCCAATGCAAAACATCGCCGAATTTTAAACGAAGATCAGATTATTCAATACCTAGCAAACTATGGATTTAAGCCAGTTGTTTTGGAAAAAATGTCATTTCGAGAACAGGTAGAACTCTTTACTAAAGCGGAAATTATTGTAGCGCCTCACGGCGCAGGTTTGGCAACAACTCTCTTTTCAGGAAAAATCAAAATACTCGTTTTGTATCCAGAAAGTTGTCCCACGCCATTTTTCTTCACCCAATTCAAAGGACTTGGACAAGAGCATTACTTTATTGTCCACGATCAGTTTGATGAGAATGCTGATTTTGAAGTAGATTTATCTGAATTCAAACGAGTGCTGCATGAACAGATGAAGCTGAAATAA
- a CDS encoding transposase, IS4 family protein, giving the protein MKMIPLFYQKHLKSQLSLAEYLFLQILVNILQSIKNVNLERLANGIPLPIKFESRRKRIQRFLSLPNLKIEKIWLPIIKEWLSIYFTKEEIIYVAIDRTNWSRINLFMVSVIWDKRAFPIYFKLLPKLGSSNIDEQQKILSQVMPIFQNYKICVLGDREFCSVKLAKYLQSLGVYFCLRLKKNEFVEFEKDIFQELNHLGLAPGVSFFIQGVKVTKTRGFMSFNVACKWKRKINGVAPKEGWFILTNFDALELAISAYKQRFDIEEMFRDFKKGGYNLEDTNVTGERFISLVLLIAIAYSSATIQGQQIKRKGIQKYIARIKEYGRIERRHSSFYIGLYGQTWVNFKDVCMDLVTKLMKLNRNKCKYYQQGLRAMKLIESVL; this is encoded by the coding sequence ATGAAAATGATACCTTTATTCTATCAAAAGCACTTAAAAAGTCAATTGAGTTTAGCAGAATACCTGTTTCTCCAAATTTTGGTGAACATCTTACAGTCAATCAAAAATGTGAATTTAGAAAGGCTAGCGAATGGGATACCTTTGCCAATTAAATTTGAGAGTAGAAGAAAAAGAATACAAAGATTTCTCTCATTACCCAATTTAAAAATTGAAAAAATTTGGTTACCCATTATCAAAGAATGGTTATCAATATATTTTACCAAGGAAGAAATAATTTATGTAGCAATTGATAGAACGAATTGGAGTCGGATAAATTTATTTATGGTGAGTGTCATTTGGGATAAAAGAGCCTTTCCAATCTATTTTAAATTATTGCCCAAATTAGGGAGTAGTAATATAGATGAGCAGCAAAAAATATTGTCTCAAGTAATGCCCATTTTTCAAAACTATAAAATATGTGTATTAGGGGATAGAGAATTTTGTTCTGTAAAACTTGCTAAGTACCTTCAATCATTGGGTGTATACTTTTGCTTGCGATTAAAAAAGAACGAATTTGTAGAATTTGAAAAAGATATTTTTCAGGAATTAAATCATCTAGGTTTAGCACCAGGAGTATCATTTTTTATTCAAGGTGTAAAGGTAACAAAGACTCGCGGTTTTATGAGCTTTAACGTTGCTTGTAAATGGAAACGTAAAATCAACGGAGTAGCACCGAAAGAAGGATGGTTTATCTTAACGAATTTTGATGCACTAGAATTGGCTATTTCTGCCTATAAACAAAGATTTGATATTGAAGAAATGTTTAGAGATTTTAAGAAGGGAGGCTATAATTTAGAGGATACCAATGTAACTGGTGAACGCTTTATTTCTCTAGTTTTGTTGATAGCAATTGCCTACTCCTCTGCAACAATACAGGGTCAACAAATCAAACGAAAAGGAATACAGAAATATATTGCTCGGATCAAAGAATATGGTCGAATAGAACGGAGACATAGTAGTTTTTATATCGGCTTATATGGTCAAACTTGGGTCAATTTCAAGGATGTTTGTATGGATTTAGTCACGAAACTAATGAAATTAAATCGCAATAAATGTAAGTATTATCAACAAGGCCTAAGAGCTATGAAGCTTATAGAGTCTGTCTTGTAG
- a CDS encoding HNH endonuclease, whose amino-acid sequence MSSNRYPENWKELAFAVKESANWQCQRCGRYCLKPGESLPNNLKRRAYVLQVHHWNCDPGDNRLENLVALCSSCHLAYHCRSRGNISPGQLFLDLKL is encoded by the coding sequence ATGAGTTCAAATCGGTATCCCGAAAACTGGAAGGAACTAGCTTTTGCGGTTAAGGAATCAGCTAACTGGCAATGTCAACGATGTGGTCGTTATTGCCTTAAACCTGGAGAATCTTTACCCAATAACCTAAAACGTCGAGCTTATGTGTTGCAAGTGCATCATTGGAATTGTGACCCTGGGGATAATAGGTTAGAAAATTTAGTGGCTTTGTGTAGTAGTTGCCATCTGGCTTACCATTGTCGCAGTCGTGGAAATATCTCACCTGGCCAGTTATTCCTTGACTTAAAACTCTAA
- a CDS encoding sterol desaturase-like protein codes for MINQVLLGLLVLFASGLLFWIWEIQDPFKLVEYRSRFPIEFGAAMISAVYSIILAYFFVALVQLTISPSLMDFMGWTGLLSLPLWVRLFIAYFLKDFSFYVTHWIKHKNKTLWLTHNWHHSIDQLWWLAAQRESLTDVLLFKVGFLTFPLLGIPPEIMIFVGIHYIIHDNWIHLNVKWQPWMKFIEWFYVTPRVHSIHHAETGSVTKNLGALFTVFDRIFGTYVDPDTVTLEQIQFASGDNALVTPRKIIGV; via the coding sequence GTGATTAATCAAGTTTTGCTCGGACTATTGGTTTTATTTGCATCGGGACTGCTTTTTTGGATTTGGGAAATTCAAGATCCCTTCAAGTTGGTTGAATACCGTTCTCGGTTTCCCATAGAATTCGGTGCTGCAATGATTTCTGCGGTTTATAGTATTATTCTAGCCTACTTTTTTGTGGCACTTGTGCAGTTAACTATTTCCCCATCTTTGATGGATTTTATGGGTTGGACAGGACTATTATCTTTGCCTTTGTGGGTGCGATTATTTATTGCTTACTTCTTAAAAGATTTTAGTTTTTATGTCACCCACTGGATCAAGCATAAAAATAAAACTTTATGGTTAACTCATAATTGGCATCATTCAATCGATCAGCTTTGGTGGTTAGCTGCCCAACGAGAGAGTTTAACAGATGTGCTGCTTTTTAAGGTAGGATTTCTTACTTTTCCATTGCTAGGCATTCCCCCAGAAATCATGATTTTTGTTGGCATTCATTATATTATTCACGACAACTGGATTCATTTAAACGTTAAGTGGCAACCCTGGATGAAATTTATTGAGTGGTTTTATGTTACGCCTAGAGTTCATTCTATTCATCATGCAGAAACAGGTTCAGTGACTAAGAACTTAGGGGCTCTTTTTACAGTATTTGATCGCATTTTCGGCACTTATGTTGATCCTGATACAGTAACCTTAGAACAGATTCAATTTGCATCAGGCGACAATGCACTTGTTACACCCCGAAAAATTATTGGGGTTTAG
- a CDS encoding phage integrase family protein, whose product MGAYMKVNRHGKAKILSHDEIQILFNEGLHNLRDRVIFAVCLFTAARINEACTLHTLDVYDRRGNVRVELTFRKSNTKGKLATRTIPVIDELRGYLEKYRPEAGRKWLFPGGVFRDNPATHLNPRSASRVLKKAFDRVEIDGASTHSMRRTALTMMSNAGIPLRTIQEVSGHRNLEQLQQYLEVQPEQVRGAVSILSMLSPIDDTPVNIAVYVHTPTLEPLPSDNSSL is encoded by the coding sequence ATGGGTGCTTATATGAAAGTAAACAGACACGGGAAAGCCAAAATACTCAGCCATGATGAAATCCAGATCCTATTTAATGAAGGTTTGCACAACCTCAGAGATCGGGTAATTTTTGCTGTCTGTTTGTTTACGGCGGCAAGGATTAACGAAGCTTGCACCCTTCACACCTTGGATGTTTACGACAGGAGAGGCAACGTTAGAGTTGAGTTAACCTTTCGGAAGTCCAACACCAAGGGAAAACTAGCGACCCGAACCATCCCAGTGATTGATGAGTTGAGGGGGTATTTAGAAAAGTACAGACCAGAAGCGGGTAGAAAATGGTTGTTTCCCGGTGGTGTGTTCCGAGACAACCCAGCCACTCATTTGAACCCTCGTTCTGCCAGTCGGGTTCTTAAAAAAGCTTTTGACCGGGTTGAGATTGATGGGGCTAGTACCCATTCAATGCGCCGCACTGCTTTAACGATGATGAGTAACGCTGGCATCCCCCTTAGAACCATTCAGGAAGTCTCAGGACACCGCAACCTTGAACAGTTGCAACAATACCTAGAAGTACAGCCAGAACAGGTTAGAGGGGCTGTTTCTATCCTCTCTATGCTTTCCCCTATTGACGATACCCCTGTGAATATAGCCGTATATGTTCACACCCCCACGCTGGAACCTTTGCCATCTGACAACAGTAGCCTATAG
- a CDS encoding cytochrome P450 has translation MKQVETLNSPVWLQRFQYITNPVGYWKSAYQTHSDGFWAKGIDFGSPLLVFYTPEAAQQIIENRDKHLSTTTFESELKAIFGESSFFTLEGTRHLKARKLLIPMLHGKHIQSYGQLICDLVNDVLESLPSDRTFSVFDVAQDISMQVMINLLFGSYQEERYQEIKHLMFEMVNLFASNIAGIPLFFRFLQRDLGAMSPWKKFLKQRQQMKEIIYGEIADRRAHPDQNRTDILTLLMSVSDEQGNTLTDEELMGQVLSLLFTGNESTAASMSWLWYNVYRDAEIKTKLLAELNSLELSSDPLNIVRLPYLSAVCNETLRMYPVTMFMIPRMVKSVTEIMGYRVDPGTLITVGTYVIHHREDIYPEPNVFKPERFLDHSFSLYEFLPFGGGLRGCIGGEIALYLLKLTVAIAVSRHSLKLVNQHPINPQRRNTILTPMGLKMIKHIA, from the coding sequence ATGAAGCAGGTGGAAACATTGAACTCTCCTGTCTGGTTGCAGAGATTTCAATACATTACTAATCCAGTCGGTTATTGGAAGAGTGCTTATCAAACTCATTCAGATGGTTTTTGGGCAAAAGGAATAGATTTTGGGAGTCCTTTGCTGGTGTTTTATACGCCAGAAGCTGCCCAGCAAATTATCGAAAATCGTGATAAACATTTGTCTACAACTACTTTTGAAAGTGAACTGAAGGCAATTTTTGGTGAGAGTTCTTTTTTTACCCTCGAAGGTACACGCCACCTAAAGGCACGAAAGTTGTTAATTCCGATGCTTCATGGTAAACATATTCAATCTTATGGGCAATTAATTTGCGATTTAGTGAACGATGTACTGGAATCATTGCCAAGCGATCGAACCTTTTCAGTTTTTGATGTTGCACAGGACATATCGATGCAGGTAATGATTAATCTTTTGTTTGGTTCTTATCAGGAAGAACGGTATCAAGAGATTAAGCACCTGATGTTTGAGATGGTGAATTTGTTTGCTTCAAATATTGCTGGTATTCCTCTATTTTTCAGGTTTTTACAAAGGGATTTAGGTGCAATGAGTCCCTGGAAAAAATTTCTGAAGCAGCGGCAGCAAATGAAAGAGATCATTTATGGTGAAATTGCTGATCGCCGTGCTCATCCCGATCAAAATAGGACGGATATTCTGACTTTGCTGATGTCAGTAAGTGATGAACAAGGCAATACTTTGACCGATGAGGAGTTAATGGGGCAGGTGCTATCGTTGTTGTTTACAGGCAACGAATCGACTGCTGCTTCAATGTCCTGGTTGTGGTATAATGTCTATCGTGATGCTGAAATTAAGACCAAATTGCTGGCAGAGCTAAATAGTTTAGAATTATCTTCTGATCCTCTGAATATTGTTCGTTTGCCTTACTTAAGTGCAGTTTGTAACGAGACTTTACGGATGTATCCTGTCACCATGTTTATGATTCCCAGAATGGTGAAATCAGTAACAGAAATTATGGGTTATCGGGTCGATCCAGGAACGTTAATTACGGTGGGAACGTATGTTATTCATCATCGGGAAGATATTTACCCAGAACCTAATGTTTTCAAACCGGAGCGTTTTCTCGATCACAGTTTTTCTCTTTATGAATTTCTCCCATTTGGTGGGGGGTTGAGAGGTTGTATTGGAGGGGAAATCGCCCTTTATTTACTGAAGCTGACGGTAGCGATCGCAGTTTCTCGCCACTCCCTAAAATTAGTAAATCAACACCCAATTAATCCTCAGCGCCGTAACACGATATTAACGCCAATGGGACTGAAGATGATTAAACATATTGCCTGA